CAATACATCATGCTGCCCCAGTGTGGCCAGTTTCTTCTGGTTTTCCTTGACGTTGATGATGTCAACCGATCCGCTCAGGATGATGTACATGCTGTCGCCGGGTTCGCCCTGCCGGAGAATCGTGGTCCCCGATGGAAACTGACGTTCAACAATATGAGGTAACAGAGAATCCACCTGATCAGGCGGAAGGGAATGAAAAATCGGGATGGTCGACAGCCGTGAAGCCAGTTTGCGGTAATTGTCCAGTTTCTGTTTCCGGACAAACTTCAGTGTGGTGGCCGCTTTACGCAGAAATCCACCTTTGGAGTTAACGAGGGCATTCAGACCCACATAGAACAGGCCTCCGAGAATGCAACCGCCTGCCAACGGATAAAAGTGCCCTCTGTTGAGCGCAGCACCCACCAGATCGAGGGTCAGCGCAGCCAGCAGAGCACCGCCGCCAAAAGCCATCATACCGGAAATCCAGCGATCGGAAGGTTTCCAGATGAGAATGGTCATGGCGCCGAGCGGCAGGGAGATGGCACTGATAATGCCGAACAGGAAGGCGTCAAAGGAGAGATCGCCAGTCATACCGAGACCTCCTGAAAGTGATTCAGCAATCTCGGCATTCTTTTGTTGTAAAAAGATTAGAGAAGGATTAGAAAACCAGCCAGTGAGACTGGCCGGTTTTCATTCAAATCATCTCTTACAGGTCGAAACGGATTCCCTGTGCCAGCGGAATGGTGGTTCCATAGTTGATGGTGACGGTCTGGCGGCGCATGTAAACTTTCCAGGAGTCGCTGCCCGATTCCCGGCCGCCGCCGGTTTCCTTTTCCCCGCCGAAAGCGCCACCGATCTCGGCGCCCGAGGTGCCGATGTTCACATTGGCGATTCCGCAATCGGAGCCGGCCGGAGACAGGAACAACTCCATTTCACGCATGGAATTGGTGAAAATGGCAGAGGAAAGTCCCTGCTGAACGCCGTTCTGGTAACGGATGGCTTCTTCAATGGTCGAGTAACGGATCAGATACAGGATGGGTGCAAAGGTTTCTTCCTGTACGATGGCCATGTCGTTTCTGGCTTCGCAGATGGCCGGGCGCACATAGGTGCCGGTTTCGTAACCCGGACCCGAGAGCACCTCACCTCCATAAAGGACGGTACCGCCCTGTGCCTTCAGCGAGACGAGGGCATGCTGCATGGTGTTGACTGCGTCCTTATCGATAAGCGGACCCACATGGTTCTTCTCATCGAGCGGATTCCCGATTTTCAGGGTCTGGTAGGCATTCAGCAGGATTTGCTTCACTTTGTCGTAAATCGAGTCGTGAACAATCAGGCGGCGGGTGGTGGTGCAACGCTGGCCGGCCGTTCCGACCGCGCCAAACACGATGGCGGGAAGTGCCAGTTTCAGATCGGCTTCGGGAGAAACGATGATAGCATTGTTTCCGCCGAGTTCCAGAATGGTGCGCGCAAACCGGTCTGCGCAGGCTTTTCCAACCAGTTTCCCCATGCGGGTGGAGCCGGTAGCCGAAATCAGCGGAACCCGGTGGTCTTCGGTCAGCCGCTGGGAAATGTCACGGGTATCACCGATCAGCAGTCCGAAAACACCTTCAGGAACCTGATTGGCCTCTAAGACCGGACGGATAAGTTTCATGGTGGCAATGGCCGACAGGGGCGTTTTGTGCGAAGGTTTCCAGATGGTCACATCGCCGCAAACAGCCGCAATCATGGTGTTCCAGGCCCAGACAGCCACGGGAAAGTTAAAGGAAGTGATGACCCCGACGATACCGAGTGGCTGCCAGGTTTCCATCATCCGGTGGTTCGGCCGTTCCGACGCGATGGTGAGTCCATATAACTGACGCGAGAGTCCCACGGCAAAGTCACAGATATCGATCATTTCCTGAACTTCGCCCATTCCTTCCTGCAAGGATTTTCCCATTTCATAGGAAACCAGTTGCCCGAGGGGTTTCTTGTGCTCGCGTAAGACGTTGCCGATCTGCCGGACGATCTCACCTCGGCGGGGAGCGGGAAGGGTCCGCCAGACCGCGAAAGCGGCTTCGGCGGTTTTCATGACATGATCATAATCGGCAGCGCTGGCTTTGATTACCGTGCCGATAAGCGCTCCATCGACCGGTGAATGAACCGGATAGGACGGATTGGTGGGGGCGGTCTGCCAGTGGATACCGGTACACGATCCCGGATTGGCATCCGACAGCCCGAGACTGGTCAGGAAGGCTTGCATGGATGGTCCTTTTTCATGGTTTGGTTGAAAGCCGGCAAGATACAGAAGCGGCAGGGAAAAGGGAAAGGGAGGTGTGGGAGGGGATCCGTGCCCGATGGGTGCCTTTTTATGGGCAGGTGGTCGGTAGCCACTATTTTTGCAACATGAAAACACTATCCTGGGGCAAACGCCGTCGTTCTATAACTATTGCGGCAATAACCCGGTTAGTTTTACTGATCCGAATGGGGAATGGTTCTGGATGGCTGTGGCGATTGCTAATGGGGCATTTCAAGGACACGAAATTGGGAAAGAAGCTGGCAAAAAAGGATGGGACTTGGCTGGTTATACTTTTCTTGGAGCAGCTATGGGTGGGGCCAGTGGTTTTATAGGAACTGAAATAGAAGCGATGGATTTTATCGGTTCTGGGACTCTGGGGTTGATAGCAAGTTCAACTTATTCTTCATATGGTATGTATGAGTTGTCAGGAAGAACTCGTGAGTTTACAACCAGCGTGGGGTTTGGTTCAATGAAATGGTCAAAAGGTCGTTTTGATTATTTTATGGACGGTAACAACACGGTCCTCGATGATATTGGTTATTTTTTTGGTGGAATGACCAATTTAAGCGAGGGGATACAATACATCGACTCTAAAACAGGATGGGAA
The window above is part of the Bacteroidota bacterium genome. Proteins encoded here:
- a CDS encoding aldehyde dehydrogenase family protein, with amino-acid sequence MQAFLTSLGLSDANPGSCTGIHWQTAPTNPSYPVHSPVDGALIGTVIKASAADYDHVMKTAEAAFAVWRTLPAPRRGEIVRQIGNVLREHKKPLGQLVSYEMGKSLQEGMGEVQEMIDICDFAVGLSRQLYGLTIASERPNHRMMETWQPLGIVGVITSFNFPVAVWAWNTMIAAVCGDVTIWKPSHKTPLSAIATMKLIRPVLEANQVPEGVFGLLIGDTRDISQRLTEDHRVPLISATGSTRMGKLVGKACADRFARTILELGGNNAIIVSPEADLKLALPAIVFGAVGTAGQRCTTTRRLIVHDSIYDKVKQILLNAYQTLKIGNPLDEKNHVGPLIDKDAVNTMQHALVSLKAQGGTVLYGGEVLSGPGYETGTYVRPAICEARNDMAIVQEETFAPILYLIRYSTIEEAIRYQNGVQQGLSSAIFTNSMREMELFLSPAGSDCGIANVNIGTSGAEIGGAFGGEKETGGGRESGSDSWKVYMRRQTVTINYGTTIPLAQGIRFDL